The Aminiphilus circumscriptus DSM 16581 genome contains a region encoding:
- a CDS encoding NAD(P)-dependent malic enzyme: MDVFERALELHREHRGKIDVNPRIPVDGMEKLSLVYTPGVAEPCREIVRNPDAIYEVTSKNNMVAVVTDGTAVLGLGDIGPNAGLPVMEGKCCLFKRFAGIDAFPICIDSKDPDVIIETTALISSSFGGINLEDISAPRCFEIETRLQERLDIPVFHDDQHGTAVIALAGLWNALKIVGKTMGECRMVLSGAGAAGVAIAKFLLSAGARNLILCDRVGAIYPGRPQGMNSAKEALAAITNPEKVKGSLADALKGADVFLGISGPGLVTGEMVRTMNRDAILFAMANPVPEIYPDEAKAAGAAVVATGRSDYPNQINNCLGFPGIFRGALDVRARVVNEAMKLAASEALASLVSEEELRPEYIIPDAFDPRVVSEMASRVGEAARRTGVARL, translated from the coding sequence ATGGACGTGTTTGAAAGGGCGTTGGAACTGCACAGAGAGCATCGGGGCAAGATAGATGTGAATCCACGAATTCCCGTGGACGGCATGGAAAAACTCTCCCTGGTCTACACGCCGGGCGTTGCCGAGCCTTGCCGGGAAATCGTGCGCAATCCCGATGCCATCTATGAGGTGACCTCGAAAAACAACATGGTTGCAGTGGTCACCGACGGTACCGCCGTGCTCGGGCTCGGCGATATCGGCCCCAACGCGGGGCTTCCCGTCATGGAGGGAAAGTGCTGCCTTTTCAAACGCTTCGCCGGCATTGACGCGTTTCCCATCTGCATCGATTCCAAGGATCCCGACGTGATCATCGAGACCACGGCGCTCATCTCCTCCAGTTTCGGAGGCATCAACCTGGAGGATATTTCCGCCCCCCGCTGTTTCGAGATCGAAACGCGACTTCAGGAGCGTCTGGACATTCCCGTGTTTCACGACGACCAACACGGGACCGCCGTCATCGCTCTCGCGGGCCTCTGGAACGCGCTCAAAATCGTGGGCAAGACAATGGGCGAGTGCCGCATGGTCCTGTCAGGGGCCGGAGCTGCCGGGGTGGCCATTGCCAAATTCCTCCTTTCCGCGGGGGCGAGAAACCTCATCCTCTGCGACCGCGTCGGAGCCATCTATCCAGGGCGTCCCCAGGGAATGAATTCCGCAAAGGAGGCCCTTGCGGCCATCACGAATCCGGAGAAGGTCAAAGGGAGCCTTGCGGACGCTCTCAAGGGCGCGGATGTTTTTCTCGGAATTTCCGGCCCCGGTCTCGTGACGGGGGAAATGGTGCGCACTATGAACAGGGATGCCATTCTTTTCGCCATGGCGAATCCCGTGCCGGAGATCTACCCCGACGAAGCGAAGGCTGCCGGGGCGGCGGTGGTGGCCACCGGTCGGAGCGATTACCCGAACCAGATCAACAATTGCCTCGGATTTCCAGGAATTTTCCGGGGCGCGTTGGACGTACGGGCAAGAGTTGTGAACGAGGCGATGAAGCTCGCCGCCTCGGAGGCCCTTGCCTCTCTCGTGAGCGAGGAAGAATTGCGGCCCGAGTACATCATTCCCGACGCCTTCGATCCCAGGGTCGTTTCGGAAATGGCCTCCCGCGTGGGAGAGGCGGCGCGAAGGACTGGCGTGGCCAGGCTCTGA